From the genome of Thermococcus celericrescens:
CTGGTGGAGGTGTGATCCATGGCGCTCCCGAAGAACCTCATCCCGATGCCGAGGAGCAGGTTCCTCCGCGTCAAGTGCATAGACTGCGGCAACGAGCAGATAGTCTTCAGCAACCCGGCAACCACCGTCCGTTGCCTCGTCTGCGGCGCGACCCTCGTCGAGCCGACCGGCGGGAAGGGCGTCATCAAGGCCAAGATACTCGAGGTTCTCGAGTGAACCTTTCCCTTTCCTTTGCCTCCGTGCCCGGAGGCTTCTGCTAAACTTTAAATACCTCTTTTCGTAACTTACCCAGGCAGAGAAAATTAGAGGTGGTTGTAATGCCGAGGAAAGCCAAAGAGTACCCCGAAGAGGGAGAG
Proteins encoded in this window:
- a CDS encoding 30S ribosomal protein S27e is translated as MALPKNLIPMPRSRFLRVKCIDCGNEQIVFSNPATTVRCLVCGATLVEPTGGKGVIKAKILEVLE